From a region of the Dictyostelium discoideum AX4 chromosome 2 chromosome, whole genome shotgun sequence genome:
- the cks1 gene encoding cyclin-dependent kinases regulatory subunit: LPSAPHYSSKYYDDKYEYRHVILPSEISSLIPRDVLLTEDECRKLGIRQSDGWEHYANHKPEPHILLFRRPHSGIPNDVDYL, translated from the exons TTGCCATCAGCTCCACATTATTCTTCTAAATATTATGACGATAAATATGAATACag ACATGTAATTTTACCATCAGAAATATCATCCCTTATCCCAAGAGATGTGTTATTAACTGAAGATGAATGTAGAAAATTAGGAATTAGACAATCTGATGGTTGGGAACATTATGCAAATCATAAACCAG aaCCACATATCCTTTTATTTAGAAGACCACACAGCGGTATTCCAAATGATGttgattatttgtaa
- a CDS encoding hypothetical protein (Similar to Dictyostelium discoideum (Slime mold). LvsD) gives MSSPLKFPFKQQQQQQQQQRSRIGGDDIMNKLENEKYIVKQLFEQLLGYDNNSSFSNSNNLRITNQINNLFNGNYDPTEQDRFIIKNFTKIHEIILLLKDEEISSFIKIKILDQLIQILSYSSNNTINLIQSTSPINNNNNVN, from the coding sequence atgtcTTCACCATTAAAATTCCCATTcaaacagcaacagcaacaacaacaacaacagcgtTCACGTATTGGAGGTGATGATATTATGAATAAACTTGAAAATGAGAAATATATAGTGAAACAATTATTTGAACAATTATTAGgatatgataataatagtagttttagtaatagtaataatttaagaataacaaatcaaattaataatttattcaatGGGAATTATGACCCAACCGAACAAGATAGAttcataattaaaaatttcacaAAGATTCATGAGattatattactattaaaagatgaagagatatcatcatttattaaaattaaaatcttggatcaattaattcaaattctaaGTTActcttcaaataatacaatcAATCTAATTCaatcaacatcaccaataaataataataataatgttaactaa
- the nip7 gene encoding 60S ribosome subunit biogenesis protein, which yields MRPMTEEESKTFFEKLIKFIGKNVTLLIQRKDEPYCFRIQKNKVYYVSEELMKRSQNIPREGLCSLGTCFGRFTKTGKFKLNITCLDYLAQYAKYKVWVKPSSEMSWMYGNNLLKAGLGRITEDTPANQGVVLFSMNDVPIGFGVTSKSTHECRKLDPQALVVYHYGDVGEYLRDEDIM from the exons atgaGACCTATGACAGAAGAAGAAAGTAAAACTTTCTTTGAAAAACTTATAAAATT tattggTAAAAATGTTACATTATTAATACAAAGAAAAGATGAACCATATTGTTTTAGAATTCAAAAGAATAAAGTATATTATGTTAGTGAAGAATTAATGAAAAGATCACAAAATATACCAAGAGAAGGATTATGTAGTTTAGGAACATGTTTTGGTCGTTTTACAAAAACaggaaaatttaaattaaatatcacTTGTTTAGATTACTTAGCACAATATGCAAAATATAAAGTTTGGGTTAAACCATCATCAGAAATGTCTTGGATGtatggtaataatttattaaaagctGGTTTAGGTAGAATTACAGAAGATACACCTGCAAATCAAGGTGTTGTTTTATTCTCAATGAATGATGTACCAATTGGTTTCGGTGTTACCTCAAAATCAACTCATGAATGTAGAAAATTAGATCCACAAGCTTTAGTAGTTTATCATTATGGTGATGTTGGTGAATATTTGAGAGATGAAGATATTatgtaa
- the lvsD gene encoding BEACH domain-containing protein yields MLPSIDNEQISLKTLQLIEILGTEHITVKQLRKLLKLFDRNYLLTNFKPNHYFLQNGLPNLMKSLDVMTFRKAPSSVFYMNGINSGLIVDPIGKISTSGYTISTWINIESFQHESEFIRSYEPRLFSFLNDGGSAGIEGYFENSKFVIRINEKVKAIVNLNNNNNNNNNNNNNNNNNNNNNNNNNNNNNNNNNNNNNNSSSNSDFPTNKWCHLLVTQSPKKWGLYPGNTTLNIYLDGKLVHTQQIKYPSTSKNLNICSIGTVPSGSVPSNNSGFTYISSPSSPFSLSSSSSGGNNQSECCLKCQMGSFSMLSTFYDNSDVQDLFRKGSNYILKKQKNVQFTFSPKSFYGGVCHGLGNRELDNSINAFSIGDLKIFSTFSIKDSIYLIGGPQIIFPLLQAIEDQFKFITPITLSPNLLSSSSSSSSSILSIDPNNNNNNNNNNNNNIQQPQQQQLQLNEEETINTNNNIKLTSSQSTDNIVVFNGSQEDINQLSKLINYPRISSILRFITHLLINDKYNQKELIGSNGLSLLGYLISNIFSNSDSNPSHPYNFKTLEREEFDLIFDALDQLTDFSLVDKNPLLKLNIYKEIIFNFNIWVHIKKEYQIQLFNLIIFKVSQNPQYFRENIKVRYLLDCIKYFYHINENTIISTNNNNNNNNIGESSGANNNNNNNNNNTNNVGNCRLNCHLSNQDLKEIISYIFDIIKIIIKPILNEKEVPEIQEIIKFIQDSECNSTVIKESLMILLSNLFLPVNNNNNSNNNNNNNNSNSNNNNINIGGDEKFQNYDTIKGFLNSFESSGDIKSLLGLLKHNNEQVQVLVIKIIGKYMGGSEGLSMASSGNVRRSLKLKNTLTDVLYFITDQLMEFEMTELMYRGLSEIVVDEITPSIADTPNSPLLELLGSETLLADSISSVNIMGGSNNNNNNNNNNSNNNKDKIDSNNKDKDSKEKRIINIAALETICRLAIRAPLALQQKILNEILLCIKHLPQMRAGILDSENWQHWLLSLWPQPRSNTSSPPWSPPISPLLTSTKSMSPSPPPPPPLSSSSYQQQQQNIISDHRSQTKEQLSIRAYQSGIKEILTGIMKVLLFDCINKKDGWKFIEETEAWIFSILPNGVPLERRIFYECLLNLERGLKSSNHDPTTGGILLKNYVNLVSIIEDFVFSHTMNILAHRNTQSQWEDFGVVAKLLDIFDISQSIQTIRIQANVVKPTASSSLNPFSSNHSNYQSPYGSMQFSPYIMTLANNSGTIDLPSIDVTSGSAKAKSSIHTIYRLCLCIFQEAESCFYGERESYHQSKHDHTNENADDEERQFSIRVWGLPMISEDMDHIISKNSIRIQTILASERDQKEQVKHVMWIVCSLITIIRRHKTNNEDKIIINTQSIIISLLKQLLKTYGDLIDNFINPPSNILSPIINSVVGGGNNNNNSGNNNSGNNINNNNNNNNNNTNLNNNENEKTSFSVHSISSLNEKTDLINHPEFLKYFNDKLLPKITLLDKLHEIKDHYENAHLQSAFTMTRRNKVLEAINSNYQKHQNVITYKINKLLTKSISTSQKYEFQEIQRKSDFQEYIQQYNQYIIDLWNTKFKQLTQQESSPWFQMEPNHNEKTIWRLYNISNSNRVNILMKKDYDGTDHPEASLSNQKILRQQQLRMEQQQQLRLEQQQQKLQQQQQQQQQQQQSQQSLQLPPSPSISNAGSSSSVVEQLKNNPILRKVTKHTTSTDSLGNDTLVGFEIEEKDDDGNNIILDDEHESEWCLVDEKIMKPQKTPQNQHQQQQAQQQHQQQQQQHQFKRSTSLSANQTLLNTSSTSSLSSSSSPSSSFSNIQTVTNSGGGGTNIITTTTTTTTTSTLNNDRVNSNFNLFEQLNLLNPKKSTLTSSSSSSPSSNNNNGNSNNNSNNNNNNNKNIKLEFSTQGEIIKPMSVIRIKLQIFTDRLILTSNLIQEDDCIPPKYLKDREYEIKKIIGVQCRRYLLSPTALEFFFIDRKSLLVNFPRGSICAQILKLIGNLYGSNDIIFKINTNNVSFFDGTIGANNSTNNSNSNQPMTPQQVVIKYLNPTARWKRREISNFEYLMTLNTIAGRTYNDLNQYPVFPWIIGDNSSNTLNINDQSIYRDLSKPIGALNPTRLELFMERWTQCPAEIPAFMYGTHYSSSGSVMFFLMRCEPFTSHFIKLQSGHFDHADRMFDSIIDCWRNCLNSSSDVKELTPEFFYLPEFLINRNRVEFGVKQNGKALDNVSLPPWAQQSPYHFIMLNRMALESEYVSMNLHHWIDLIFGYKQRGKEAVKANNVFYHLTYEGSVDIGAMNDPILREATRVQINNFGVTPSQLFPNQPHPQRDPLPQRYSNKLDIFKRLKPLQLISLPFSPLCIFVYCPTKSDYYSGGIGSSLISGVVGNSSSANSLLGDRVLLIGEANNDLQYYRYLESTSTISTQTSTNLVSQSVQPLPSNANQPITLSSGLRSVIGKPFCQIPSNSRVLLTSGKCDYTLHIVHGEGSKLVTGSINHKSPITCIVYDEYQCGRLGVGGVLIEQKVIVTGSDDSTAIVWEYEQSQSDHHSIKPIHILRGHNFGITCIAINKANDICLTASKDGKVNVHSLKKGTFFKSIQHPNKLPIHSIILENDSSTFFIYSNSILPIVQSDYNSSATTTTTTRDDESSSSSLSSSNTTISNNNVLYRYSINGDLIQSVQNDVQPIIVKMLITKSQNGIRYLLTAGGYQIVIREMLNLEIVHVFDIRDLSGFTNSNKIVDIYLWGGDESYQKPSTSVSGDSNSNNNNNNNGNNTINNNLTLMVPLESCQLLIYSFDEFGNLKSLD; encoded by the exons atgttACCAAGTATTGATAATGAACAAATATCATTAAAGACATTACAactaattgaaatattaggTACTGAACATATTACAGTTAAACAATTAAGaaagttattaaaattatttgatagaaattatttattaacaaattttaaaccaaatcattattttttacaaaac ggattaccaaatttaatgaaatcattAGATGTAATGACATTTAGGAAAGCACCAAGTTCAGTATTTTATATGAATGGAATTAATTCAGGTTTAATAGTTGATCCAATTGGAAAGATATCAACATCTGGTTATACAATATCAACATGGATAAATATAGAATCATTTCAACATGAGAGTGAATTCATTAGATCATATGAACCAAgattatttagttttttaaatgatggtGGTAGTGCAGGTATTGAAggttattttgaaaattcgaaatttgtaattagaataaatgaaaaagttaaagcaattgtaaatttaaataataataataataataataataataataataataataataataataataataataataataataataataataataataataataataataataataataataataataatagtagtagtaatagtgatTTTCCAACAAATAAGTGGTGTCATCTTTTAGTAACACAATCACCAAAAAAGTGGGGATTATATCCTGGTAATACtacattaaatatttatttagatGGTAAATTAGTACATACTCAACAAATTAAGTATCCTTCAACttcaaagaatttaaatatttgttcAATTGGTACAGTACCATCTGGTAGTGTTCCATCAAATAATAGCGGTTTTACATATATATCATCACCTTCTTCACCTTTTTCATtgtcgtcatcatcatcaggtGGTAATAATCAATCTGAATGTTGTTTAAAATGTCAAATGGGTTCATTCTCAATGTTGTCAACTTTTTATGATAATTCAGATGTTCAAGATTTATTTAGAAAAGGttcaaattatattttaaagaaacaaaaaaatgtTCAATTTACATTCTCACCAAAATCATTCTATGGTGGTGTTTGTCATGGTTTAGGTAATAGAGAATTGGATAACTCTATCAATGCTTTCTCAATTGgtgatttgaaaatattttcaacattttcaatCAAAGATTCAATCTATTTAATTGGTGGTCCACAAATTATATTTCCATTATTACAAGCGATTGAAgatcaatttaaattcattacaCCAATAACTTTAtcaccaaatttattatcatcttcatcatcttcatcatcatcaattttatcaattgatccaaataataataataataataataataataataataataatatacaacaaccacaacaacaacaattacaattaaatgaagaagaaacaataaatacaaataataatataaaattaacatCATCACAATCAACAGATAATATTGTAGTTTTTAATGGATCACAAGAAgatattaatcaattatcgaaattaattaattatccAAGAATTTCAAGTATTTTAAGATTTATTactcatttattaataaacgATAAATATAATCAAAAGGAATTGATAGGTTCAAATGGATTATCATTATTGGGTTACTTAatatcaaatattttttcaaattctgaTAGTAATCCATCACATccatataattttaaaactttagaAAGGGAAGAATTTGATCTTATATTTGATGCTTTAGATCAATTAACTGATTTCTCTTTAGTTGATAAAAAtc cattactaaaattaaatatttataaagaaattatttttaattttaatatttgggttcatattaaaaaagaatatcaaattcaattatttaatttaataatttttaaagtttcacAAAATCCTCAATATTTTAGAGAGAATATTAAAGTTCGTTATTTATTAGAttgtataaaatatttttatcatattaatgaaaatacaataatatcaacaaataataataataataataataatattggagAATCAAGTGgtgcaaataataataataataataataataataatacaaataatgtTGGCAATTGTAGATTAAATTGTCATTTATCTAATcaagatttaaaagaaattatatcATATATATTTgacattataaaaattataattaaaccaatattaaatgaaaaagaagtaCCAGAAATtcaagaaataataaaatttatacaaGATTCTGAATGTAATTCAACAGTAATAAAAGAatctttaatgattttattatcaaatttatttttacctgtaaataacaataataatagtaataataacaataataataataatagtaatagtaataataataatattaatattggtggtgatgaaaaatttcaaaattatgaTACAATTAAAGgatttttaaatagttttgaATCATCAGGTgatataaaatcattattaggATTATTAAAACATAATAATGAACAAGTTCAAGTATTAGTTATAAAAATCATTGGTAAATATATGGGTGGTTCAGAAGGATTATCAATGGCATCATCTGGTAATGTTAGAAGGtcattgaaattaaagaatactTTAACAGATGTTTTATACTTTATCACTGATCAATTGATGGAATTTGAAATGACTGAATTAATGTATCGTGGTTTAtcagagattgttgttgatgaaatTACACCATCAATTGCTGATACTCCAAATTCACcattattagaattattagGTAGTGAAACTTTATTAGCTGATTCGATTTCAAGTGTTAATATAATGggtggtagtaataataataataataataataataataatagtaataataataaagataaaatagatagtaataataaagataaagattcaaaagaaaaaagaataattaatatagCAGCATTGGAAACAATTTGTAGATTAGCAATTAGAGCACCACTTGCATTACAACAAAAGATATtgaatgaaattttattgtgTATTAAACATTTACCACAAATGAGGGCTGGTATATTGGATAGTGAAAATTGGCAACATtggttattatcattatggCCACAACCTAGATCAAATacttcatcaccaccatGGTCACCACCTATTTCACCTTTATTAACTTCAACTAAATCAAtgtcaccatcaccaccaccaccaccaccattatcatcatcatcatatcaacaacaacaacaaaatataatatcAGATCATAGAAGTCAAACAAAGgaacaattatcaattagAGCCTATCAATCAGGTATAAAGGAAATTTTAACAGGTATAATGAAAGTATTGTTATTTGAttgtattaataaaaaagatggtTGGAAATTTATAGAAGAAACAGAGGCATGGATATTTTCTATTCTACCAAATGGTGTACCATTAGAGAGAAGAATTTTTTATGaatgtttattaaatttagaacGTGGTTTGAAATCATCGAATCATGATCCAACCACTGGTGGAATTCTTTTGAAGAATTATGTGAATCTTGTATCGATCATTGAAGATTTCGTATTCTCTCATACTATGAACATTTTAGCACATCGTAATACTCAATCTCAATGGGAAGATTTTGGAGTTGTAGCAAAGTTATTGGATATTTTCGATATAAGTCAATCGATTCAAACCATTCGTATTCAAGCAAATGTCGTTAAACCAACTGCAAGTAGTAGTTTGAATCCATTCTCAAGTAATCATTCAAACTATCAATCACCCTATGGCAGTATGCAATTCTCACCTTACATTATGACATTGGCAAATAATAGTGGTACAATTGATTTGCCATCGATCGATGTAACTAGTGGTTCGGCAAAGGCAAAGAGTTCAATTCATACTATCTATAGACTATGTTTATGTATTTTTCAAGAGGCAGAATCATGTTTCTACGGAGAGAGAGAATCTTATCATCAGAGTAAACACGATCATACCAATGAGAATGCAGATGATGAAGAACGTCAATTTAGTATTAGAGTTTGGGGTTTACCAATGATTAGTGAGGATATGGATCATATAATCTCAAAGAATTCAATTCGTATTCAAACGATTTTAGCATCAGAACGTGATCAAAAAGAACAAGTTAAACATGTAATGTGGATAGTCTGTTCATTAATTACAATCATTCGTCGtcataaaacaaataatgaagataaaattataattaatactcaatcaataataatttcattattaaaacaattattaaaaacttatggtgatttaattgataattttattaatccaccttcaaatattttatcaccaattattaatagtgttgttggtggtggtaataataataataatagtggaaataataatagtggaaataatattaataataataataataataataataataatacaaatttaaataataatgaaaatgaaaaaacttCATTCTCTGTACATAGTATTTCATCATTGAATGAAAAAacagatttaattaatcatccagaatttttaaaatattttaatgataaacttttaccaaaaataacattattagataaattacatgaaattaaagatcaCTATGAGAATGCTCATTTACAATCAGCATTTACAATGACACGTAGAAATAAAGTTTTGGAAgcaatcaattcaaattatcaaaaacatCAAAATGTAATCACctataaaatcaataaacttttaactaaatcaatatcaaccTCACAGAAATATGAATTTCAAGAGATTCAAAGGAAATCGGATTTTCAAGAATATATTCAACAATATAATCAATACATTATAGATTTATGGAATactaaatttaaacaattaactCAACAAGAGTCTTCACCTTGGTTTCAAATGGAACCAAATCataatgaaaaaacaatttggagactttataatatttcaaattcaaatcgtgttaatattttaatgaaaaaagatTATGATGGTACTGATCATCCTGAAGCTTCTTTATCAAATCAAAAGATATTAcgtcaacaacaattaagaatggaacaacaacaacaattaagattagaacaacaacaacaaaaattacaacaacaacaacaacaacaacaacaacaacaacaatctcaacaATCATTACAATTACCACCTTCACCTTCAATTAGTAATgctggtagtagtagtagtgttGTTGAACAGTTAAAGAATAATCCAATTTTGAGAAAAGTTACAAAACATACAACTTCAACAGATTCTTTAGGTAATGATACTTTAGttggttttgaaattgaagaaaaagatgatgatggtaataatataattttagatGATGAACATGAATCTGAGTGGTGTTTAGttgatgaaaaaataatgaaaccTCAAAAAACTCCACaaaatcaacaccaacaacagcaagcacaacaacaacatcaacaacaacaacaacaacatcaatttAAAAGATCAACATCACTATCAGCTAATcaaacattattaaatacatcatcaacttcatcattatcatcgtcatcatcaccaaGTTCAAGTTTTAGTAATATTCAAACAGTAACTAATtcaggtggtggtggtacaaatattattacaacaacaacaacaacaacaacaacatcaacattaaataatgatagagttaattcaaattttaatttatttgaacaattaaatttattaaatccaaaaaagTCAACattaacatcatcatcatcatcatcaccatctagtaataataataatggtaatagtaataataatagtaataataataataataataataaaaatattaaattagaaTTTAGTACACAAggtgaaattattaaaccaaTGTCAGtaattagaattaaattacaaatttttaCAGATAGATTAATATTgacatcaaatttaattcaagaaGATGATTGTATACCaccaaaatatttaaaagatagAGAATatgaaataaagaaaattatcGGTGTACAATGTAGACgttatttattatcaccaactGCTTTAGAATTCTTTTTCATCGAtagaaaatcattattagtaAACTTTCCAAGAGGTTCAATTTGTGCTCAAatcttaaaattaattggtaatCTTTATGGTTCAAatgatattatatttaaaatcaatacaaATAATGTTAGTTTTTTTGATGGTACTATAGGTGCCAACAATAGCACCAACAATTCAAATTCTAATCAACCAATGACACCACAACAAGttgtaattaaatatttaaatccaaCTGCAAGATGGAAGAGAAGAGAGATATCAAATTTTGAATATCTAATGACATTGAATACAATTGCAGGTAGAACTTATAATGATCTTAATCAGTATCCGGTTTTTCCTTGGATCATTGGTGATAATAGTTCAAATACATTGAATATCAATGATCAATCAATTTATAGGGATTTAAGTAAACCAATTGGTGCTTTGAATCCAACTAGATTGGAATTGTTTATGGAACGTTGGACTCAATGTCCTGCAGAGATACCAGCATTTATGTATGGTACACATTATAGTTCAAGTGGTAGTGTCATGTTTTTCTTGATGCGTTGTGAACCGTTCACAAGTCATTTCATAAAATTACAAAGTGGCCATTTCGATCATGCCGATCGTATGTTTGATTCAATCATTGATTGTTGGagaaattgtttaaatagtTCATCAGATGTCAAAGAGTTGACACCAGAGTTCTTTTATTTACCAGAGTTTTTAATCAATAGAAATCGGGTTGAATTTGGTGTCAAGCAAAATGGTAAAGCATTGGATAACGTGTCCCTACCCCCCTGGGCACAACAGTCACCCTACCATTTCATAATGTTAAATCGTATGGCATTGGAGTCGGAATATGTTTCAATGAATCTTCATCATTggattgatttaatatttggttATAAACAACGTGGTAAAGAAGCTGTAAAGGCAAATAATGTATTCTATCATCTAACTTATGAAGGTAGTGTTGATATTGGTGCAATGAATGATCCGATACTTAGAGAGGCTACAAGAGTacaaatcaataatttcGGTGTTACTCCATCTCAGCTATTCCCAAATCAGCCACATCCACAACGTGATCCGTTACCACAAcgttattcaaataaattggatattttcaaaagattGAAACCTTTACAATTGATATCTTTACCTTTCTCACCATTATGCATCTTTGTTTATTGTCCAACAAAGAGTGATTATTATTCGGGTGGCATTGGCTCATCTTTGATTAGTGGTGTCGTTGGTAATAGTTCGAGTGCTAATAGTCTATTGGGCGATAGGGTATTACTAATTGGTGAggcaaataatgatttacaaTATTATCGTTATCTAGAATCGACTTCAACCATTTCAACTCAAACTTCAACCAACTTGGTATCACAAAGTGTACAACCATTACCATCGAATGCAAATCAACCAATCACTCTATCATCTGGTTTAAGATCTGTAATTGGTAAACCATTCTGTCAAATTCCAAGTAACAGTAGAGTATTATTAACAAGTGGTAAATGTGATTACACTTTACATATCGTTCATGGTGAAGGTTCAAAATTGGTTACTGGCTCAATCAATCATAAATCACCAATCACTTGTATTGTCTATGACGAGTATCAATGTGGTAGacttggtgttggtggtgtaCTCATTGAACAAAAGGTGATTGTAACTGGTAGTGACGATAGTACTGCCATAGTTTGGGAATATGAGCAATCTCAATCCGATCATCATTCAATTAAACCAATTCATATTTTACGTGGTCATAATTTTGGTATCACTTGTATTGCAATCAATAAAGCAAATGACATTTGTTTAACAGCTAGTAAAGATGGTAAAGTAAATGTTCACTCTCTAAAAAAAGGTACTTTctttaaatcaattcaacatccaaataaattaccaattcATTCAATCATATTAGAAAATGATTCTTCaacatttttcatttattcaaattcaattttaccaATTGTTCAATCAGATTATAATTCctcagcaacaacaacaacaacaacaagagaTGAtgaatcatcttcatcttcattatcatcatcaaatacaacaattagtaataataatgtactTTATAGATATTCAATCAATGGTGATTTAATTCAAAGTGTACAAAATGATGTTCAACCAATCATTGTTAAAATGTTAATCACTAAATCTCAAAATGGTATTAGATATTTATTAACTGCTGGTGGTTATCAAATTGTTATTAGAGAAATGTTAAATTTAGAGATTGTTCATGTCTTTGATATTAGAGATTTATCTGGTTttacaaatagtaataaaatcGTTGATATCTATTTATGGGGTGGTGATGAATCTTATCAAAAACCTTCAACCTCTGTCAGTGgtgatagtaatagtaataataataacaataataatggcaataatacaattaataataatttaactttAATGGTACCATTAGAATCTtgtcaattattaatttatagttttgatgaatttggtaatttaaaatcacttgattaa
- a CDS encoding CAMK1 family protein kinase, with product MLKLFKRIGRKKDSKIEDFYEFGPEIGRGAFSIVRQGTHKDTGDQVAIKAISKQHVSEADMKRFTREIEIMKKLKHKNIIQLIEVFDSNDYLYLVLELIRGGELFDKIVEKGNYSEKDACNLVRQIVSAVEYMHQHGVCHRDLKPENLLCSGDDEKEEIVRIADFGLSKIFEGGEELKTACGTPDYVAPEILECKPYDTSVDMWSIGVITYILLCGFAPFYADTHHELFQKILDLEYDFPEPEWNGITDLAKDFISQLLIINPEERWTASQCIKHPWLAENHGDKELKSLDSAISSMKDYVRNREASTSNILKMRASQSTPNLHSANSNTNTNSLSSSNSNNTTSNSNNNNNNNSNNSNNNNNNSNNNNNINNNNNNNNNNNNNNNNNNNNI from the exons atgttgaaattatttaagaGGATTGGCAGAAAGAAAGATAGTAAAATAGAAGATTTCTATGAGTTTGGACCTGAAATTGGTAGAGGAGCATTTTCAATAGTTAGACAGGGTACACATAAAGATACAGGTGATCAAGTTGCAATCAAAGCAATATCTAAACAACATGTTAGTGAAGCTGATATGAAACGTTTCACAAgggaaattgaaattatgaagaaattaaaacataaaaatattatacaACTCATCGAAGTTTTCGATTCAAAtgattatctttatttagttttagaATT aatTAGAGGAggtgaattatttgataaaattgtaGAGAAAGGTAATTATTCCGAAAAGGATGCTTGTAATTTAGTTAGACAAATTGTATCAGCAGTTGAATATATGCATCAACATGGTGTTTGTCATCGTGATTTAAAACCAGAGAATCTTTTATGTtctggtgatgatgaaaaagagGAAATTGTTAGAATCGCTGATTTTGGTCTTagtaaaatatttgaagGTGGTGAAGAACTTAAAACTGCATGTGGTACTCCTGATTATGTTG CACCAGAAATTTTAGAATGTAAACCATATGATACATCAGTTGATATGTGGAGTATTGGTGTTATAACATATATATTGTTGTGTGGTTTTGCACCATTCTATGCGGATACTCACCATGAACTATTTCAAAAGATTTTAGATTTAGAATATGATTTCCCTGAACCTGAATGGAATGGTATTACAGATTTAGCAAAAGATTTCATttcacaattattaattataaatccTGAAGAAAGATGGACTGCTTCTCAATGTATTAAACATCCTTGGTTAGCT gaAAACCATGGagataaagaattaaaatcattggaTTCAGCAATTTCTTCAATGAAAGATTATGTTAGAAATAGAGAAGCATCAACatctaatattttaaaaatgagaGCATCACAATCAACACCAAATTTACATTCCGCCAATagtaatacaaatacaaatagtttaagtagtagtaatagtaataatacaaccagtaatagtaataataataataataataatagtaataatagtaataataataataacaatagtaataataataataatattaataataataataataataataataataataataataataataataataataataataatatatag